In Rhinoderma darwinii isolate aRhiDar2 chromosome 9, aRhiDar2.hap1, whole genome shotgun sequence, the following are encoded in one genomic region:
- the PPP1R14B gene encoding protein phosphatase 1 regulatory subunit 14B, with protein MAALSSPGSGPHPTSPRVYFQSPGETAEAPERRHPGKVTVKYDRKELRKRLRLEEWILDQLVGLYDCQEEEIPELEIDVDELLDMETDEQRGERVKELLNDCYKPTEAFVSGLLEKIQGMQKLSTPQKK; from the exons ATGGCTGCCCTCAGTAGTCCCGGCTCCGGCCCCCATCCTACTTCCCCCCGGGTATACTTCCAATCCCCAGGGGAGACCGCAGAGGCGCCGGAGAGACGACACCCGGGCAAAGTGACAGTCAAGTATGACCGCAAGGAATTGAggaagagactgaggctggaagaGTGGATCCTGGACCAgctggtggggctgtatgactgcCAG GAAGAAGAAATCCCAGAACTGGAAATTGATGTGGATGAATTATTAGATATGGAAACTGATGAACAGAGGGGAGAGAGGGTGAAG GAACTTCTCAATGACTGTTATAAACCAACTGAG GCCTTTGTTTCTGGATTACTGGAGAAGATACAGGGAATGCAGAAGCTGAGTACTCCCCAGAAGAAGTGA